Part of the Methylomonas rapida genome is shown below.
AAGCGATGATTGGGATCTTGTTTGAACGCCTTGATCACCTGGCTACGAAAATACTGAGCCAGATCTTCGATGTCTTTTTTGACATCTTGCAACAAATTCGCCGAGCTAAGCTGGTGCAACCAGTCCATTTCCAGCATGTACTGGGTATTGACCGGCGCAACCACCAACTCCTTGTAAGCCGAGGCATCGAAACCGGGCTTTACCCAGACTTTTTGGAACGGCAAGTCCGCGCGCTTGCGTTGCCTGTCCGGATTTTCGATAAATCCGGCATCTGGCGCCGGTTGCACAACCTCGGCCTTCAGCTGGTTGGTTTCCGTCCTGACGGTGGCACAGCCTGAAAACAGCAGCAGAATCGCGCTGAGCACCGCGCCTAGGTCGGTCACATGTTTTTGTTGTCTATTCATATGAAAAATCTATCTCCGGGTTCAAACATGAA
Proteins encoded:
- a CDS encoding DUF3313 family protein, yielding MNRQQKHVTDLGAVLSAILLLFSGCATVRTETNQLKAEVVQPAPDAGFIENPDRQRKRADLPFQKVWVKPGFDASAYKELVVAPVNTQYMLEMDWLHQLSSANLLQDVKKDIEDLAQYFRSQVIKAFKQDPNHRFQLLEFANQHRFPALRLELALIEIDPSQPALHAAGWLIPGGGTAAGVVNQRRAAFEGRLRDMQTGEVVATFADRDMQDAGPVDLTRLTWYGPAKGIMDRWAKQFVQIANRKPGEMVTDETPFTLRPF